gttgcatggagcagccagagctgccagtctgcatagagctgccagtctgcatagagcagccagagctgccagtctgcatggagctgccagtctgcatagagcagccagagctgccagtctgcatggagcagccagagctgccagtctgcatggagcagccagagatgccagtctgcatggagcagccagagcagctagatccgccagtcagccagactcttccagatctgccagtcagccagattcttccagatctgccagtcagccagactcttccagatctgccagtcaaccagactcttccagatctgccagtcaaccagactcttccagatctgccagtcaaccagactcttccagatctgccagtcaaccagactcttccagatctgccagtcaaccagaatcttccagatctgccagtcaaccagactcttccagatccgccagccagccaggatctgccggagccaactacctgcctgagcttcctctcagtgctgagcttcctctcagtgctgggcttcccctcagtgccgggcttcccctcagtgccgggcttcccctcagtgccgggcttcccctcagtcccgagctgcccctcagtcccgagctgcccctcagtcccgagcttcccctcagtcccgagctgcccctcagtcccgagctgcccctcagtcccgagctgcccctcagtcccgagctgcccctcagtcacgagctgctctcagtccagtggggttctgggtgaggactactaggccatggtcggcggcgagggtggactatcccaggacgcgagggggaggaactaagacatttatggagtggggtccacgtcccgaccCAGAgtcgccaccatggacagacgcccacccggaccctccctatggttttgaggtgcgtccgggagtccgcaccttagggggggttctgtcacgccttggtcttagtattttgtgttttatttatttatttggtcaggccagggtgtgacatgggttattgtggtgtcttttttgtcttggggtttttgtggggtgtctacgtagtctatggctgcctgaggcggttctcaatcagagtcaggtgattttcgttgtctctgattgggagccatattcaggcagccatattctgtgagtgtttcgtgggtgattgttcctgtctttgtgtttgcaccagatagggctgtttcggttttcgttatttcatttcgttatttttgtagtttctgtatgtatagtttttccttcattaaaatatcatgaatcaccatcacgctgcattttggtccgagatagaagagagccgttacaaaaTGTTTAATATGAGGCAatagtacagaatgtcaccttttatttgagggtttTTTCATATATGTCTGttttaccatttagaaattaAAGTTAGTTTTGTATCTAGTCCCTCCCATTTGAAGGTGTTAtgagtatttggacaaattcacttatagtgtagTGTATTAAAGCAGTCAAAAGTTGAGTATGGTCCCAAATTCCTAGCACGCAATCATTACATACATCTCCAAACTTCTTGGATggatttgcagtttgttttggttgtgttccGGATTATATTGtgtccaatagaaatgaatggtaaatcatGTGGCATTTTGGACGCACTTTTATTcgaaataagaatagaatatgtttctgaacactagTATGCtgccatgattacagataatcatgaatgaataaATTGTGAATGATGATGAGTGAGAATGTTATAGAggctcgaccccgccctgtgcaactgggtactggacttcctgatgggccgcccccaggtggtgagggtaggcaacaacatctccaccccactgatcctcaacactggggccccacaagggtgcgttctgagccctctcctgtactcccctgttcacccacgactgcgtggccatgcacgcctccaactcaatcatcaagtttgtggacgacacaacagtggtaggcttgattaccaacaacgatgagacggcctacagggtgagggccctcggaatgtggtgtcaggaaaataacctcacacttaaCGTCAagaaaactaaggagatgattgtggacttcaggaaacagcagagggaacaccccccctatccacatcgatggaacagtagtggagagggtagcaagttttaagttcctcggcatacacatcacagacaaactgaattggtccactcacacagacagcatcgtgaagaaggcgcagcagcgcctcttcaacctcaggaggctgaagaaatttggcttgtcaccaaaagcactcacaaacttctatagatgcacagtcgagagcatcctggcgggctgtatcaccgcctggtatggcaactgctccgcccacaaccgaaaggctctccagagggtagtgaggtctgcacaacgcattaccgggggcaaactacctgccctctaggacacctacaccacccgatgttacagcaaggccataaagatcatcaaggacaacaaccacccgagctactgcctgttcaccccgctatcatccagaaggcgaggtcagtacaggtgcatcaaagctgggaccgagagatggctgtttaacagccatcagactgttaaacagccaccactaacattgagtggctgctgccaacacactgacactgacacggactcaactccagccactttaataatgggaattgatgggaaattatgtaaaatatatcactagccactttaaacaatgctaccttatataatgttacataccctacattattcatctcatatgcatacgtatatactgtactctatatcatctactgcatccttatgtaatacatgtatcactagccactttaactatgccactttgtttacatactcatctcatatgtatatactgtactcgataccatctactgtatcttgactatgctgctctgtaccatcactcattcatatatctttatgtacatattctttatccccttacactgtgtataagacagtagttttggaattgttagttagattacttgttggttattactgcattgtcggaactagaagcacaagcatttcgctacactcacattaacatctgctaaccatgtgtatgtgacaaatacaatttgatttgatgatttgatttacCCGCAGCCTATGTTGTTGACatgttacagtaggcctatagaaAAGATATACATGAAAACATTAGGCATCATAATTTAGGCCAGTACCTATAGTAAACTATTTATTATATAGTCACAAATACATCTGTACATTTGGTTGTGTGGCTGGGATTGTAGATAATATGGGTAATAAGAATAGTCTACCTGCTGCTGGCTGAAATTGTGAAAACTAGGCCTATGCATAAATCAGTTATAAAAACAAAATATACATTGTGTCCCatgtatttattgtattttattaGAACCGCTCAGCAAATAGACGTAAAAAAATGCTGATAGTAAGCCTACACGCAACACAACATTTTCCTATGCTTACTTTTTCACACTCAAGCACAAGCGATCTGGAAGTAGGAACTGTACACAGAATTGTAATGAGGCCGTGTTGCATTCCGGAACAATTACCCTGTGGGACATTGCTTCGATCGTGACGTGGTTGGTGTGGCAAGAAAGAGACGAACTGGTCATAATACTGATAACTTCCTACAGGTCGTTCACTAAGTTATTATGGAATAATTCAGTTGGTATTTTATTCTCAACAGTTAACAAACCATTTAGTGCAGTCTTCTCTGGCAAGTAAGTACGACAAGGGAACTTGAGCTAGCTCCATCGTTCTTGGCACTTAGTTtagctaacaacaacaacaattgtgctaacgttagctagcaagcagCACAAAAATATGGCGAGAACGGTAGCTACATGTCGATAAACGTTAGTCTATCGTGGTAGCGTTAGTTAGTTCGGCAATCGTTTCGATTGTAGAGTATGTGTGTAGTAGACAGTAAGCTACCTTGCAGCTTATGTATTGTGTGGCTGTACGGATGGTTTGGCTCGTGATTTGAATTTGTGTCCCTTTCTTGACATGTAGACATTGAGCCCTCTCGGCTGCTGCGCGGGGACACGCCAGTCATAGCCCAGGGACTGTCTGCGTCATCATGAAGCTGTACAGCCTAAGCGTTCTCCACAAAGGAGCGACTAAATCCAATCTCCTCAAATCCGCATATGACCTCTCCTCCTTCAGTTTCTTCCAGCGCTCCAGGTGGGTCTTCCTCTTGGCACATGGGCTGAAGTGCATCTCAATAGTTGAAGGGGgttccttccctccatcttcaCTGATTTGAACTTGTACATCAGGGCAGATGAAGAAGTTAACACCCCTGTCATTAATAATAGCCTATCTTAAACCTGTCATGGGTTTAGACTTCATTAGAATTGACAAGAAATCCAAAAATGTTTTCACGATTGTTTGTGTTTGGTTTTGGCAGTGTCCAAGAGTTCATGACCTTCACCAGCGCCTTGATTGTGGAGCGTTCTGCACACGGCAGCCGAGCCTCAGTCAAAGAACAAGGTTAAGCCCTGATACATTGGGCTATAGCATATGGGAGTTTATTTGTTATGTGAGGACACCTATCATTTCTACCCTTTCCTCCCTCTAGAGTACCTGTGCCATGTGTATGTGAGGAATGACAGTCTGAGTGCAGTGGTGATAGCAGACAGCGAGTACCCCCAAAGAGTCGCCTTCACACTACTAGACAAAGTGGGTACACTGCCAAGAGGTGCATTGCCTCCTTAGCAACAAGTGAAGAATATTACTCTGTTCTGGGTCttgttcctctcaaggtttcttccaAAGTTATTGCTCCTCGCCAGGCCCTTTCGgctttattttttatgttttcaGCTGTTCTAGATTGATGTTTGATCATGTAGGTGCTAGAGGAGTTCTCCAGGCAAGTGGAAAGTATAGACTGGCTATCTGGAAACCCAGACACCATAAACTACAAAGCCCTGGACATCTACCTGGCCAAATACCAGGTACACATGTCATCCTGTCTCTGAAATAGACACATTAAATGCACTaccattcaaatgtttggggtcacttagaaatgtccttgttttttaaagaaaatcacattttttgttcattaaaatatcaaattgatcagaaataccgtgtagacattgttaatcttacccgcaaaacaccagtctcaacatcagcagtgaggaggcgactccggcatgctggccttctaggcagagttcttctgtccagtgtctgttcttttgcccatcttaatcttttcttttttattggccagtctgagatatgtctctttctttgcaactctgcctagagggccagcatcccggagtcgcctcttcactgttgacgttgagattgGTGTTATGCgggcactatttaatgaagctgccagttgaggacttgtgaggcgtctgtttctcaaactagacactaaatgtacttgtcctcttgctcagttgtgcaccggggcctcccattcctctttctattccggttagagccagtttgcgctgttctgtgaagggagtattacacagcgttgtacgagatcttcagattcttggcaatttctcatggaatagcctttatttatcagaacaagaatagactgagtttcctcagaaagttctttgtttctggccattttgagcctgtaatcgaacccacaaatgctgctgctccagatactcaactagtcagaaggccagttttatttattctttaatcagaacaacagttttcagctgttctaacacaattgcaaaagggttttctaatgatcaattagccttttaaaatgatcaacttggatcaACACAgtgtgtcattggaacacaggagtgatggttactgataatgggcctctgtacacttatgtagatattccatttgttttatttttttttatcagccgtttccagctacaaatg
This sequence is a window from Oncorhynchus keta strain PuntledgeMale-10-30-2019 chromosome 14, Oket_V2, whole genome shotgun sequence. Protein-coding genes within it:
- the LOC118393458 gene encoding synaptobrevin homolog YKT6-like; translated protein: MKLYSLSVLHKGATKSNLLKSAYDLSSFSFFQRSSVQEFMTFTSALIVERSAHGSRASVKEQEYLCHVYVRNDSLSAVVIADSEYPQRVAFTLLDKVLEEFSRQVESIDWLSGNPDTINYKALDIYLAKYQNPREADAMTKVQAELDETKIILHNTMESLLERGEKLDDLVQKSEHLGNQSKVFYKTARKQNSCCEVM